In one window of Astyanax mexicanus isolate ESR-SI-001 chromosome 18, AstMex3_surface, whole genome shotgun sequence DNA:
- the LOC103025162 gene encoding uncharacterized protein LOC103025162 — protein MRKPQEMWSQNCRYYRSTSSLGKSNEVICRPQAVCALRESEVDLECSYSNTIKPQQSFWFSSKLKAKWRNEEDPEDLALDSDYAGRVIYNTSIYLFTSFSTLTIRDLRKRDSGEYQLMIITESGEKYSSSTAITLTVSDLQIKMISDTDRKWTLNCSASCSLTSEPLYYFWYHNGQYSHSANIDERTWSLYQTVNPDSYSCSSSQNPEARSSSVCVSGETCWSVIYSERRVCVLEDSSVDFPCSYSYPSGQRVTESYWFYVQPGVDPNDLSKENQFAGRVEFLGDKERNCTLRIRNVTKSDSGEYRFRFSTNPGEIKFAGRPGVILSVTDLQVKMSPSSPSEGQTVTLTCSSTCTLPNNSTYIWYKNGQPVTNKPTRYNKLYLESTSPEDVLQYSCALGGPEESRILIPIAVGVSVFLVLILITGWIWLRRRRSSPGQDNCSPRETGQSGQSKDLKSPELMMSKRLGMSDCLPIGSKACGIHALGDSGPVYSNVSALTMTSDPTQKETSDSQDGVHYSSIHFKHSRTLDEFPPTTSTFPLNPTKDQEVQYSAVKFCKDSAAP, from the exons ATGAGGAAACCACAAGAAATGTGGTCGCAGAACTGCAGATATTACAGATCAACCA gTTCTCTTGGTAAAAGTAATGAAGTGATCTGCAGGCCTCAGGCTGTCTGTGCTCTGCGGGAATCTGAAGTAGACCTGGAGTGCTCGTATTCAAACACCATCAAACCTCAGCAAAGCTTCTGGTTCAGCTCCAAACTAAAAGCTAAATGGAGGAATGAAGAAGATCCAGAGGATTTAGCTTTAGATTCAGACTACGCAGGACGAGTGATCTATAACACCAGTATCTACCTATTCACCTCCTTTTCAACTCTTACGATCAGAGATCTGAGAAAGAGAGACTCGGGGGAATATCAGCTCATGATCATTACAGAATCAGGAGAGAAATATTCCAGCTCTACAGCGATCACTCTAACGGTTTCAG ATCTGCAGATAAAGATGATCTCTGATACCGACAGGAAATGGACACTGAACTGTAGCGCCTCCTGCAGTTTGACCTCTGAACCTCTTTATTACTTCTGGTACCACAATGGACAATATTCACACTCAGCAAATATAGATGAGAGAACCTGGAGTTTATATCAAACTGTTAATCCTGACAGCTACTCCTGCTCTTCTAGCCAGAATCCTGAAGCTCGTTCCAGCTCAGTGT GTGTTTCTGGTGAGACCTGTTGGAGTGTGATCTACTCAGAGAGAAGAGTGTGTGTTCTGGAGGATTCCTCAGTGGACTTTCCCTGCTCTTACTCATATCCCAGTGGACAGAGAGTTACTGAATCATACTGGTTTTACGTTCAGCCTGGAGTGGATCCAAATGATCTGAGTAAGGAGAATCAGTTTGCAGGTCGAGTGGAGTTTCTGGGGGATAAAGAGAGAAACTGCACTCTGAGAATCAGAAATGTGACGAAGAGTGACTCTGGAGAATATCGATTCAGATTCAGTACTAACCCTGGAGAAATTAAATTTGCAGGTAGACCTGGAGTTATCCTGAGTGTTACAG ATCTTCAGGTGAAAATGAGTCCCAGCTCTCCATCAGAAGGACAGACAGTAACACTGACctgtagctccacctgcactCTGCCCAACAACTCCACCTACATCTGGTACAAGAACGGACAGCCTGTAACCAACAAACCCACCAGATACAACAAGCTCTACCTGGAGTCAACAAGCCCTGAGGATGTTCTCCAGTATTCCTGTGCTCTAGGAG GTCCAGAGGAGAGCAGAATATTAATACCGATTGCAGTGGGAGTTTCCGTCTTTCTGGTCCTAATACTCATCACAGGATGGATATGGTTAAg GAGGAGGAGGTCCAGCCCAGGACAAGACAATTGTAGTCCTAGAGAGACTGGACAG AGTGGCCAGAGTAAAGACCTAAAATCACCCGAGTTGATGATGTCCAAAAGACTTGGAATGTCGGATTGTCTCCCAATTGGGTCCAAAGCTTGTGGAATCCATGCCTTG ggtGACTCTGGCCCTGTCTACAGTAACGTCTCAGCCCTGACCATGACCTCTGACCCCACACAGAAAGAAACTTCAGATAGTCAGGATGGTGTTCACTATTCCAGCATTCACTTCAAACACTCTCGCACACTGGATGAGTTTCCGCCCACCACCTCCACATTTCCTCTAAATCCCACTAAGGACCAGGAAGTTCAGTACTCTGCTGTCAAATTCTGCAAAGACAGTGCTGCTCCCTAG